The following is a genomic window from Bradysia coprophila strain Holo2 chromosome IV unlocalized genomic scaffold, BU_Bcop_v1 contig_5, whole genome shotgun sequence.
CATTTCTTACATCAAAAtggaagaaagaaaataaaattcctaaaaataaaaattgtatcgCTAGTCTATCACCGTCCGCTCATGTCTGTTAACGAACCATTTATATTGTTAACTCCTGAAACATTAACCAATCAGtttttttcctaaaataaaatcgttgcTTTTCTTCGGAAGGTCATTTTATTTCGATCGAATATTATTGTATACACAAACAAGAAATCACTGAACGTTCTTTCTAACAAGATATTTGGTTACCTACGAAAATATGTTTAAGAAATtaagattttctatttaaattgaagaaaaattttggttattaAATTGAGATGTTCTATACGCGTATATATCGACTCATCAATGTTTGTAatgaacacattttaaaacacttGAACTATTGCGTTTGGCTGAGATTCTTTTGGTTTATTATTAACTATAATTAAAACTCTTGTTGCATATTGAATATTGCAAAAATACCTCGAAAAATACCTACAGAGAATGTTGCGTACAGAATCGGTTTGTGAGGCCAACTCAGGAATATGTGTAGTTACAAACGAACGTTTCGGaacaatttcaaccagctTAAGCGCTTTGTTAACGATAGTGTTGATGGAAATTCTTGCAATTGCAGAATGGAAATTATGTAAACGAGATGTTTGAACATACACTCAACAAAAGTTCTACAGAACACATAACTCACGCGAATGTTGGATATAAATTCCGTATTGTGGGTGTTATGTTTATAAATAAGTCGAAGTTTGTTATAGCAGTTCgttgaatatattttgatttttcgatttttgtttgcatttcTAGCAAACTATTAGATGTGTCTACAACGGgactacaaaattttttaatgaaaataataacatTGTTGTAAAACGTTCGTTGTTGaccaattcattcattttcacaacgcaacagcaacaacaccAATATACAACACAAACAAACAAGTTGTAAAGTTTTTACGACAAAGATTATCTCCTACACAGTACGGAAAACAGTCGCAGTAATACATAAAATAATCGCTTATTTATGCGCTACTGTGTGAATGACTGTTAGCTTGTTAAAATATCCATGGAGACCAGGGTTAAGTCTGTTGCTAATTGATGTCATTATTAATAACTGATTCTCCTCGGTGTTAACTGTAGTAAATCAGAGTATAATTGCGGCGTCAGCAAATACACAAACGGGTATGTCACGTCACCTGTTATAGACAGAAGTCTCAGAAATAAACGGTGAACTATGGACAGTAGGATCTTATGTAGCAAAATTCAAGTTGACGATAgggaagtagcagatttttgatgaatatgtaaaaattactttgatcGAAAGAAGTCGCAGATTTACGTGATATGCTTGCAGTTAGTCAAAGATCAtagttacaataaataaaactctTGTCTTTTATGGAAACGCAACATTCAATTAGTCTGCCTATGACTGTTTCGATTTTGAAGATTAGTACCGTTTGTGGcttttcccaaaatttgggGAATATCTCCTTAATTCCGTGTTCTATAGAACTCGTTAACCAGCAAGCCTTTATGGAAATGGTTGAATTCCCTCGTATCAtctattttgaaaaagaacCGTATTACAACGAGTACGGCTTCTGGTCTTTCGATCCTGAGGACattcgaaatttattattttttttttaaatcgttttCAAAGTGTTCAGCCatttaacataattttagCCATTTACAACCAGAATCCGCCATATCCACTGattgttaaattattttgttacttTCAGGCGAGACCTGGTAAATAAAGACGCTTTATTTACGACCCAATTAGAGGAAGCTGAAAAACAAGCAGTGACTTCACAGGCCAAAGCAGACGACTTAGCTTATCAAATTAATGAACTGGAACGAAACTTAACGGTCAAAACATGGAACGTCGAGCGTAAgtttaacaaacaaatttattgtcaCAGTGGAACATTTTTCGCTTTTATAAATTAGCCACAGCTCGTATCCAAGGAATGTAAGGCTGAACTTGAACGAACGTCGATCGATCGTCACAGCCGGGTGAAGTTCGTGATGTTAAACCAGCCTaatgatcacaattttttgaatcaatttcTTGCTTCCCTCTTTGTCGAAATGCCCGTTTATCTTACCAATGTTTCAACTCCTCTGAACACAACAACAAACGCTGTGCCTCGATCGCCAGTGCATAAATTAGACAAATAGTCGTCGTCAAATGCACAAAATATGGGCCCGGTAATGCCAGGAAAGGTTGCAGCACATTCGGCTTGAGGAAAAGCCGTTAGGAATGCACTTCGTAAAATTGAAGTGGCAGTGAAGCCAAGCGATGGATTAGCCAAATTTGTTTCGAAGTTTGTGATTTGTCCCTCTTCATAATTTCGTGGCAATGAAACTTCCGTTTCTGGCAAGGCAATTGGATTCACATCTGAAAGATAAAAGTtccaaaattgatttctttCCTTGCTATTGCATCTGAATGAGTCATACTGCCAGCGATAGGGCTATTAAGTAAGACAACGCCAAtgtcatttaaattaaaaagatCGCCAGTTTGGAAGTTCGGATGCAGAAATGCATTAGACGACGTGACCGTAGATGTTTGACCGAATACATTGTGGCCGAAACGGACTACCCAACTTTCGAATCTGCATAAAGGATTATGTTATAGTTCCGAATGCAATGATAATACCACTTTATACCCTCTAATTAAACTGGCAACGGTTAAAACCACTCGAGGAGCTATCAAAACTCCAGCTCCGTAGTCCATATTGTTACCGGTCTCATTGAATGCTTGCAGATAAAATTGGAATGGCCGCACAGTCGCCGGATCACCATTGAGAATACGACTCATACGAAAATCATTGTGACGGGCGGCCTATACGTAACATAAGTCAAATAAACTTCGATGGAAGTAATGAAATTCGGTTGCAACTTACAATCGCCAACGAACACAAGAGCAAAAACACAGTTCCGATTTTGAACGACATAGTGCAACTGATTcactttcgatttattttcttgGTCTTAATCAGTGAACATTTAAACAGGTTCATCAATTTGTGTGACTAATCAGCTAAGCTGATTTTCTCAGTAATAATTATCTCTCGAAAAAATGAATGATTATGTCTATCTCTTCATATCGATTTGTCGCTGTACTGTACGGTGGTATCAGTTCTGACAAATTAATAGAGTTATCCGATTATGTATATGCCACTTCTAAGTAAAAAAGTATACAAACCTTACAAGGTGTTGCGGGAATTGACCAGTCGATTAAACGATATTTGCAGTCTGTTGTTCTTGCAGACTAATTCCCGCCGCTCCCTCTTAGATGATCTTtctgaaccaaatttcattttacgttTCTCACTCATCAGGTCTCCAAGCGGAACTACAAGCAGCATATACAGAGGGCGAATgtgtaaagaaaaaattgaaattgcagGAATCTGAAATGGCTGCACTTCGATCAAAACAGTCGGAAAAGGAAGATGAACTGAACAGCAAATACAGTAACCCTGACAATCAAACTTTTTCTTATGTTGGTTTAATTGAGCGTTCCCTTCAGATGAATTGGAAGTCAAATACAACGAACTCCAAGAGAAACTGTCTCAAGTGCAGAAGCTTGCGATGGTTCTGCAGGTTCAATTGGCTGAAGCACAATGTGATGCAAGCGACGTACGACGCGAAAAGGACGAATGTGTTGCCGAACAAGAAGCCGAAAATAAAAGACTGCAAGAAGCATTGGAGGTGGCATTggctgaaaagaaaaaaatcgatgagAAATGGCACGTTGACTTTGAACTGCTCAGAACGGTCAACTCAGGTTTgggaaaatcattttgttcacATCCCGAGTTGAGTTAATTTGTTTGTTGGCATTTAGATCGCGAGGAACATTTACTACAAGACTGCGAATGGAAACTTAGGTCAACGGAACAGGCATGCAAAGCAAAAGTTGTAGCAGCAGAGGCGGCACGGAAGGAAGCATTGGAGAAAGCAGaacaaattgaagttgaaGCAAAGAAACAGATTAGTGAGGTAAAGGATAACTGAGTGAAATCAGCGAATCTCTCTTAACATAGTCTTCCATTCTAGGTGCAGCATTTACGATCTTACGAAGCAGAAGTGGCTGCACTACGTGGACTAACTAGCGATCAAAAGGAATCGATTAATTCGATGATTTTTCAGttagatgaaatgaaaaaggaATTGGAAACGGCAAATAAAACGGTCGATGAGTCGATAGAAACGGTccgtaaaattaaatttcaatgcgCTCAGTAAGTGCTAATCAATCGCTTGATCTTCTAACGGGTGTCACTGAtttggaaaatcattttttcaggGAAATCAGCGAGAAGCACAGACAAATGATAGCCAAGATCGATAATGCTCGTTACGAGGTGGCCGTTATGTGGGAGGACAGATTGATGGAGGAAATGGGAAGACTGAAAATAGAATTAGAATCGTGTTATGCCGAAGACCGAGCCGAAGCATTACAAACTGCACACAatgagaaaattgaagaaattaccTGCCTGACAAATACATtcaatcaaaaagaaaaggaaCTTCGTGATGAGGTTGGTACATACACTGACACGGGGAGGATATCATGaccataaaatcgaaaatgttttccgcTTTCAGATTGTTGAATTGAAACGCCTAATCGCAGACCGAAATGCAAAGTTACAGGACGCCAATGTACGGTCCGACAATCAAATCATGCAGATCCGGGTGATATTGGACAAGTCAGAGAGAGAACATCAACGGGAAATGGATGCAGAAATGTCGAAACGCGAGGAATTTGCAGGTAAATACTGTCCGGACTTTGGATCAAATCAATACGTTAACACGACACTCGGTTTCAGcttcaatgaaagtacaaCACGAAAATGATAAGCGTGACATGGAGGAGAAATTCAGAGAACGATTGTGTCAGGTCAGTGAAGAGTTTTCGGCTGAACTAACGACCAATAAAGAAGAACTGCAGGCTCGGCATAAGAAACAATTGGGTAAGTTTTCGTGAATATGGAACCGGATGCAGGGGGTTGTGATAACGATTCCGTTTTATTTAGAGCAACAATGGGAAAAGTTGATGGCTGAGAAAGAGGAAGCCATTCAAGACTTAGAGCGAAGTTTCAAACGGAAACTCATCGACGCTGAAACAAAGTTCAGGTACCTTTGCCGTCGATctgttgttcattttttactttttagcACATCgtcacaaaacaaatttttattcatttcaccGTTCCTCATCTAAATTTTATATGTTTCTTTACACAAAGTCAAAGTGGTGCTATTGTGCTGTTTGAAAAAGTGGCGTATCCTTCGATTCCACTATTCCTTACATATTTCTGGTTCGATTCGTTCACCTTCACCATTTTATGTTTTCTCGTAACATTTATCGTCAAGTACATAGTCACCGTCCACTTCGATTCCCGAaactaaataaaacaaattttatgttatCATCGGCACCTCAATATACTGCCCCACCACACCACACCCATTCATCTAcatcaatttttatgattttcactAATTGAACCCCAAATATATTACTCCCTCATATACGCCAAATACAACAGAGATCTGGAAATATCGCAACAGCGTGCCATCAAGGACATGAAAAATTGTCATGCCATGGAACGATCGAGTTTGGACCAGCGAGATCTGCAAAATGCACAAGAAATCGAAACATTGCACCGAAAGTGTCGGTGCCTTACGAAATTGTAAGTTCTGACCGACAGTCGAGATAAAcataaattctgaaaatttttctctgtTCCTTTCACAACCACAAAAAGATTCGAGGAGATGCGAATGAGATACGAACGACGCGATCCGCGTGCCGAAGATTTACGCGAAATTGCCGAATTGAAGAATCGCTGTGATGCCCAGGATCGTGACCTCCGTATATTGACTGAAAAATTGCGTGAACTGCAAATGGAGCACCAGGAATTGGAACAGAGCTGTGGCGGTGCTGCGGTACggaagcaaaaaaataaaaaatcaaaattgaattgtgaTGTGATATACGAGGAAAACGAAGAACGCGAATCGCCGCCGAATGCTTATCGTAACGGaaatttcgaatgaaaaaaataattttaagaaagaaaatttttgattggcTTCGAttggaaacgttttttttttcatttatcaaatttgTATATATTTGGTCTGGTCATTAGTGTTTAAGGTCCGaactaaaaactaaaattaaaaatggaagCAATTGCCCACAATGAAAATGGTATTCGATTTAAAACATTGTTCCTTTCTCTAACTGTAAATTGTTAATGaacttttgtaaataaaattgactgcAATCAACTGATTGCAGTCACAGCTTaataaaaatactaaaaaaaattgaaaaatgaattttgtctCACCAATTTGTGCAAAATGTTCGGATGATCTTATCCCTTTTGAATGACAATACATCAGAGATCGTTTTAGGGAAACGTCTTCGTTGACGGGTCTTCCACTTCTTCACGTTAGCAGATATCCGAAATAATCAAaactttcatttcaacacgAAATTTCGAATCCATCTACAACTGGCTCTAAAgtttcccaaatattcacagaTCCAACACAGATGTGAGTGGTGTGCCAGtgtaaaggttttttttgtgtttacaCCTGTCGGTAATATATGTCTAGTCACTTCTAAAATCAATGACCTTGATTAATGCTAATGACATGACACCTAGGTCACTCACTGTCCGGACAGTGCACTATGTACATAATGTTCGTACGTCGCAAAATGAAGCGattaatggaaatttcaaCCGCTTTTCATTTCGCTTCAAGATTAAAACATTCGATAAATCCAGATTTTTGTTCGATCGTCCGATCGTCGTATACACAATGAAACCGTGCAAACACTCAaagaacataaattttgaaaatgccTGGTGAATACTGAATTGCGATGCGGAACAACAGAAATCTAAATATTCACTAAATGTTACCATGTTGAGCCAATACAAAAGGTCGTTGTAATTTGCATGCATCACTTCATTTGTGGCCTTTGTGTTGTTAACACTAATGCAAGGCCACTGCTTTTAGAAGTGACTAGCCATATGTTACCGACAGCAGGCGGTcacaataattaaaaaaaactttcaaactcGATTGCGTCTACCATATGTGGCTTCAGGAGGAAACTCTAACAGGAGTCAATGTTACGGCTATCGGAAATGTTTGAAGTTGATTTGTAAGCCGGGGGTAGCAAGGCACttttacttacttacttagcTTAGCCTTTGTCAGCCCAAGCGGGTTTTGGCTGACTCTACTAACTTCCTCGACTCGTTCCTGTCCTCGGCCAGACTTCTCCAATCCGCGACCCCCAATGATCTAGTCTCTTCGAGTCTATCCATCTCGCTTTGGTTAAGTTAATGAGTTTGGTTGGGATGCCAAATTCATTCA
Proteins encoded in this region:
- the LOC119071879 gene encoding interaptin isoform X3 — its product is MNFFDETALTISEPPDVLVEIENILQRPNEEEEEDDDDDDAEEVDDDEDTEDDSGIAEETDLTPIMKKFAELENVDSIGDKGTNVNNFLNYWRDLVNKDALFTTQLEEAEKQAVTSQAKADDLAYQINELERNLTVKTWNVERLQAELQAAYTEGECVKKKLKLQESEMAALRSKQSEKEDELNSKYNELEVKYNELQEKLSQVQKLAMVLQVQLAEAQCDASDVRREKDECVAEQEAENKRLQEALEVALAEKKKIDEKWHVDFELLRTVNSDREEHLLQDCEWKLRSTEQACKAKVVAAEAARKEALEKAEQIEVEAKKQISEVQHLRSYEAEVAALRGLTSDQKESINSMIFQLDEMKKELETANKTVDESIETVRKIKFQCAQEISEKHRQMIAKIDNARYEVAVMWEDRLMEEMGRLKIELESCYAEDRAEALQTAHNEKIEEITCLTNTFNQKEKELRDEIVELKRLIADRNAKLQDANVRSDNQIMQIRVILDKSEREHQREMDAEMSKREEFAASMKVQHENDKRDMEEKFRERLCQVSEEFSAELTTNKEELQARHKKQLEQQWEKLMAEKEEAIQDLERSFKRKLIDAETKFRDLEISQQRAIKDMKNCHAMERSSLDQRDLQNAQEIETLHRKCRCLTKLFEEMRMRYERRDPRAEDLREIAELKNRCDAQDRDLRILTEKLRELQMEHQELEQSCGGAAVRKQKNKKSKLNCDVIYEENEERESPPNAYRNGNFE
- the LOC119071879 gene encoding putative leucine-rich repeat-containing protein DDB_G0290503 isoform X2; the protein is MFSFFKRSKKRGNNDRKGINDTRTNADVSAKGACAHENNLAEPQIKSDRDIRLVQHNRQYENDSVDERAVSSNLSTAPKSSFFDIMAKGRSRRNSGKNKKQTQPNNNKKPEETNRRFLSMDGENIKSKNAVCEKPVSNDENVQWKIDRSTAKQKCDSVDFVVKNKFQLEDQHEQLQLPLNVRNNGVVVDIERNCVYEVRQSAENSQQKQYVGESNLDRSGALNFANAITFDKHNRPASPTSFTLQFTEEHNQSASQTQNFNEMGQQPTKQQSNKDIEQKVNTPAPMSPIEILPITNPEYFQTPPSPTVIDEIFYEADEHIVPVPDEDAILTDMISNIPVVVNENFNFTKNDHENTCVNRVPSFHIAGKTSSSSADPNYDQIIINNDAVHGICVDIPNNHDSPDSGIVDLANNEGAVDVDISQLINKLENETISSDLNGGNMKSAFKFENGFNDSNNNGVNGNSKKFGGSDGGSDKKKVVKRVTFELDSKSLPDVVTASTNGIMVIPVESNPHEEHNNHQCNGNVKRDLVNKDALFTTQLEEAEKQAVTSQAKADDLAYQINELERNLTVKTWNVERLQAELQAAYTEGECVKKKLKLQESEMAALRSKQSEKEDELNSKYNELEVKYNELQEKLSQVQKLAMVLQVQLAEAQCDASDVRREKDECVAEQEAENKRLQEALEVALAEKKKIDEKWHVDFELLRTVNSDREEHLLQDCEWKLRSTEQACKAKVVAAEAARKEALEKAEQIEVEAKKQISEVQHLRSYEAEVAALRGLTSDQKESINSMIFQLDEMKKELETANKTVDESIETVRKIKFQCAQEISEKHRQMIAKIDNARYEVAVMWEDRLMEEMGRLKIELESCYAEDRAEALQTAHNEKIEEITCLTNTFNQKEKELRDEIVELKRLIADRNAKLQDANVRSDNQIMQIRVILDKSEREHQREMDAEMSKREEFAASMKVQHENDKRDMEEKFRERLCQVSEEFSAELTTNKEELQARHKKQLEQQWEKLMAEKEEAIQDLERSFKRKLIDAETKFSQSGAIVLFEKVAYPSIPLFLTYFWFDSFTFTILCFLVTFIVKYIVTVHFDSRN
- the LOC119071879 gene encoding putative leucine-rich repeat-containing protein DDB_G0290503 isoform X1 — protein: MFSFFKRSKKRGNNDRKGINDTRTNADVSAKGACAHENNLAEPQIKSDRDIRLVQHNRQYENDSVDERAVSSNLSTAPKSSFFDIMAKGRSRRNSGKNKKQTQPNNNKKPEETNRRFLSMDGENIKSKNAVCEKPVSNDENVQWKIDRSTAKQKCDSVDFVVKNKFQLEDQHEQLQLPLNVRNNGVVVDIERNCVYEVRQSAENSQQKQYVGESNLDRSGALNFANAITFDKHNRPASPTSFTLQFTEEHNQSASQTQNFNEMGQQPTKQQSNKDIEQKVNTPAPMSPIEILPITNPEYFQTPPSPTVIDEIFYEADEHIVPVPDEDAILTDMISNIPVVVNENFNFTKNDHENTCVNRVPSFHIAGKTSSSSADPNYDQIIINNDAVHGICVDIPNNHDSPDSGIVDLANNEGAVDVDISQLINKLENETISSDLNGGNMKSAFKFENGFNDSNNNGVNGNSKKFGGSDGGSDKKKVVKRVTFELDSKSLPDVVTASTNGIMVIPVESNPHEEHNNHQCNGNVKRDLVNKDALFTTQLEEAEKQAVTSQAKADDLAYQINELERNLTVKTWNVERLQAELQAAYTEGECVKKKLKLQESEMAALRSKQSEKEDELNSKYNELEVKYNELQEKLSQVQKLAMVLQVQLAEAQCDASDVRREKDECVAEQEAENKRLQEALEVALAEKKKIDEKWHVDFELLRTVNSDREEHLLQDCEWKLRSTEQACKAKVVAAEAARKEALEKAEQIEVEAKKQISEVQHLRSYEAEVAALRGLTSDQKESINSMIFQLDEMKKELETANKTVDESIETVRKIKFQCAQEISEKHRQMIAKIDNARYEVAVMWEDRLMEEMGRLKIELESCYAEDRAEALQTAHNEKIEEITCLTNTFNQKEKELRDEIVELKRLIADRNAKLQDANVRSDNQIMQIRVILDKSEREHQREMDAEMSKREEFAASMKVQHENDKRDMEEKFRERLCQVSEEFSAELTTNKEELQARHKKQLEQQWEKLMAEKEEAIQDLERSFKRKLIDAETKFRDLEISQQRAIKDMKNCHAMERSSLDQRDLQNAQEIETLHRKCRCLTKLFEEMRMRYERRDPRAEDLREIAELKNRCDAQDRDLRILTEKLRELQMEHQELEQSCGGAAVRKQKNKKSKLNCDVIYEENEERESPPNAYRNGNFE
- the LOC119071949 gene encoding vitamin K-dependent protein C-like → MSFKIGTVFLLLCSLAIAARHNDFRMSRILNGDPATVRPFQFYLQAFNETGNNMDYGAGVLIAPRVVLTVASLIRGFESWVVRFGHNVFGQTSTVTSSNAFLHPNFQTGDLFNLNDIGVVLLNSPIAGNVNPIALPETEVSLPRNYEEGQITNFETNLANPSLGFTATSILRSAFLTAFPQAECAATFPGITGPIFCAFDDDYLSNLCTGDRGTAFVVVFRGVETLAGLTSRTSPGCDDRSTFVQVQPYIPWIRAVANL